In Urechidicola croceus, a single window of DNA contains:
- a CDS encoding metallophosphoesterase family protein has product MKKILLLSDTHSYIDDQILKFVKQADEVWHAGDIGDLNVTDTIKNIKPLRAVYGNIDNNEARMEFPLDNRFIVENVDVWITHIGGYPNKYNFRIREEIKANPPKIFISGHSHTLKVQFDKKLNLLHLNPGAAGKQGFHQIRTMLRFIIDKNDIKDMEVIELGKRG; this is encoded by the coding sequence ATGAAGAAAATTTTATTACTTTCAGACACTCATAGCTACATAGACGACCAAATTTTAAAGTTTGTTAAACAAGCCGATGAAGTGTGGCATGCTGGTGATATAGGAGATCTAAATGTTACTGATACTATAAAAAATATTAAACCATTACGTGCGGTATATGGAAATATTGACAATAATGAAGCGAGAATGGAATTTCCATTAGATAATAGATTTATTGTTGAAAACGTAGATGTTTGGATTACTCATATTGGCGGATACCCAAATAAATATAATTTTAGAATTCGAGAAGAGATAAAAGCGAATCCTCCAAAAATTTTTATCAGTGGTCATTCACATACACTCAAAGTTCAATTTGATAAAAAATTAAACTTGTTACATCTAAATCCTGGAGCTGCTGGAAAACAAGGGTTTCATCAAATAAGAACTATGTTACGTTTTATTATAGACAAAAATGATATAAAGGATATGGAAGTAATTGAATTAGGAAAACGAGGTTAA
- a CDS encoding tetratricopeptide repeat-containing sensor histidine kinase — MEKMRKIAILSLFILSNHLGYTQDFSIDSLIEEIQKSIKNKDYDTAQKKIIKAQDIQVKDSVLKRVKINYYQSKIYLEKENYEKSLNLLLSEFSELQDYENSKYYSKYSQDISNIFSINKNYAKALEYSKLALKNAYFRKDSLDISISNFTLGSIYQTKQVIDSAKYYYNKTISFHPKTILDKELLATTYSNLIGVSLLNNEFEKAESYGLKALELLKNKNDVLKIAGVLSNLGSINMYSNNLIKANKYYFEAYDLLKDKKELKAKEIKAITLDNISQVFYMQGKHQEAYDYLFESTTIEKELITENLESKVNTIEAKYNSLEKDKLAETEAVKREKAEMWLYVSGIVSCILLGFLWLMYRDHRLKKKNLKLEYQQQKLLQQRKIEQLQNESQIKILNATIDAKESERKHIAEILHDSVSTLLSSASMHLQAAQTELKEKAPKEISKSQVIINEATDKIRDLSHKLISSVLLRFGVNSAVEDLCEKYSNSELNFSSESKNIGRYQQSFEIKVHNIIEELINNILKHSNANNATIKLEQSNGKLQIIIFDDGEGFDINEITQKDGLGLSQIDARIKMMKGIFDIKSSNKTGTRIYINIPIPD; from the coding sequence ATGGAGAAGATGAGAAAAATAGCGATTTTAAGTTTATTTATATTAAGTAATCATTTAGGGTATACTCAAGATTTTTCTATTGATTCATTGATAGAAGAGATTCAAAAAAGTATTAAAAACAAAGATTATGACACAGCTCAAAAAAAGATTATTAAAGCACAAGATATTCAAGTAAAAGATTCTGTTTTAAAGAGAGTAAAAATTAATTATTATCAATCAAAAATTTATCTTGAAAAAGAAAATTATGAGAAATCTTTAAACCTGCTATTAAGTGAGTTTTCTGAACTACAAGATTATGAGAATTCTAAATATTACTCAAAATATTCACAAGATATAAGCAACATTTTTTCTATAAATAAAAATTATGCAAAAGCACTAGAATATTCAAAACTAGCTTTAAAAAATGCATATTTTAGAAAGGATTCATTAGATATAAGTATTTCAAATTTTACTTTGGGAAGTATTTATCAAACAAAGCAAGTAATTGATTCTGCAAAATATTATTATAACAAGACTATTAGTTTTCATCCTAAAACGATTTTAGATAAAGAATTATTAGCTACAACATATAGTAATTTGATAGGTGTCTCTTTATTAAATAATGAATTTGAAAAAGCAGAAAGTTATGGTTTGAAAGCTTTAGAACTTCTTAAAAACAAGAATGATGTTCTTAAAATAGCTGGAGTTTTGTCTAATTTAGGTTCAATTAATATGTATAGTAATAATTTAATTAAAGCTAATAAATATTACTTTGAAGCTTATGATCTTTTAAAAGATAAAAAAGAATTAAAAGCAAAAGAAATTAAAGCAATAACTTTAGATAATATTTCGCAAGTGTTTTATATGCAAGGCAAACACCAAGAAGCTTATGACTATTTGTTTGAAAGTACAACTATAGAAAAGGAATTAATTACTGAAAACCTAGAAAGTAAAGTTAATACTATTGAGGCTAAATACAATAGTTTAGAAAAAGATAAACTTGCAGAAACTGAAGCTGTAAAAAGAGAAAAAGCCGAGATGTGGTTATATGTATCTGGTATTGTGTCATGTATATTATTAGGTTTTTTATGGTTGATGTATAGGGATCATAGGTTGAAAAAAAAGAATTTAAAGTTAGAATATCAACAACAAAAATTACTACAACAGCGTAAAATAGAGCAATTGCAAAATGAATCTCAGATTAAAATTTTAAACGCTACAATAGATGCAAAAGAATCAGAAAGAAAGCATATAGCTGAAATTTTACATGATAGTGTTAGCACCTTATTGTCATCTGCTAGTATGCACCTGCAGGCTGCACAAACAGAATTAAAAGAAAAAGCACCAAAAGAGATTTCAAAATCTCAGGTAATAATAAATGAAGCAACTGATAAAATAAGAGATTTATCGCACAAGTTAATTTCTTCAGTCTTGTTAAGATTTGGGGTTAACTCTGCTGTTGAAGACTTGTGCGAAAAATATTCAAATTCTGAATTAAATTTTTCTAGTGAATCAAAAAACATAGGTAGATATCAACAAAGTTTTGAAATTAAAGTACACAATATTATAGAAGAATTAATTAATAATATTTTAAAGCATAGTAATGCTAATAATGCAACTATTAAATTAGAGCAATCTAATGGTAAACTACAAATTATTATTTTTGATGATGGTGAAGGTTTTGATATTAATGAAATAACTCAAAAAGATGGTTTGGGGTTAAGTCAAATTGATGCTAGAATAAAAATGATGAAAGGTATTTTTGATATAAAATCATCTAATAAAACTGGTACTAGAATTTATATCAATATTCCTATTCCTGATTAA
- a CDS encoding tetratricopeptide repeat-containing sensor histidine kinase: MKNIFLKYLIVVLFLNTTIIFSQKNSELDSLIKIIDTKIIEEKYESAEALINYLKTTSSYKIDSLNLKIDLKLAKFYKTINRDEEAVEVLLKGLAKAEDYGLNNYVSDYNFEIGQNFSKIKNYSKALLYFRELLNSSKKNNDSLNISKGLYAIGGIHLRKFQDNKRGRNSIKDSIAQIHKDSSLIYHEDAIKFFPKMGGNKIFLASIYSNIAGYHYYTEDNKSAEIYSVKSLDIYLSEGDSLEAASVLNTLGAINIRQKDYEKSKEYYLKGLSIVNDRSDYNSKYYKEVFLGNLADLNFRKGKYKDAYIDRIRFEKYKDSLTESVNNEKYSEIEAKFNFSETEKLAAIEKNKREKAEFWLYVLGIASAIVLGFLALIYRAQQLKRKNLILEHQQESLVQERKMERIQNEAQIKILNATLDAKEAERRHIAEILHDSVSSLLSSANMHLYAVKAQLKDTAPEEVNKIGVIISEASDKIRNLSHKLISSVLLKFGLNSAVEDLCDKYSNSELSFTCEGVDIQRYEQSFEIKIHNIIEELVNNILKHSNANKAFIKLEQIDDNLKIQISDNGDGFNVDEILQKDGLGLSQIDARIKIMKGVFKIDSSNIKGTQIYIDVPIANSEE; encoded by the coding sequence ATGAAAAATATTTTTTTAAAGTATTTAATAGTAGTATTGTTTCTCAATACTACTATTATTTTTTCACAGAAAAATTCAGAATTAGATTCTTTAATTAAAATCATTGACACTAAAATTATTGAAGAAAAATATGAATCAGCTGAGGCTTTAATTAATTATTTAAAAACGACTTCTAGTTATAAAATTGATTCTTTAAACTTAAAGATTGATTTAAAATTAGCAAAATTTTATAAAACTATTAATCGAGATGAAGAAGCTGTAGAAGTTCTTTTAAAAGGGCTTGCTAAAGCAGAAGATTATGGGTTAAATAACTATGTGTCAGATTATAATTTTGAAATTGGGCAGAATTTTTCGAAAATTAAAAACTATTCAAAAGCGTTATTATATTTTAGGGAATTGTTAAATAGTTCAAAAAAAAATAACGACTCATTAAATATAAGTAAAGGGTTGTATGCTATTGGTGGAATTCATCTAAGAAAATTTCAAGATAATAAAAGAGGAAGAAATAGTATAAAAGATAGTATCGCTCAAATCCATAAAGATAGTTCACTGATATATCATGAGGATGCAATTAAATTCTTTCCAAAAATGGGAGGAAATAAGATTTTTTTAGCATCAATTTACTCAAATATAGCAGGCTACCATTATTATACTGAGGATAATAAATCTGCAGAGATATATAGTGTTAAATCTTTAGATATTTATTTATCTGAAGGCGATTCATTAGAAGCTGCAAGTGTTTTAAATACTTTAGGAGCAATTAATATTAGACAAAAAGATTATGAGAAGTCAAAGGAGTATTATTTAAAGGGATTAAGTATAGTTAATGATAGATCAGATTACAATTCAAAATATTATAAAGAAGTGTTTTTAGGTAATTTGGCAGATTTAAATTTTAGGAAAGGAAAATATAAAGATGCTTATATAGATAGAATTCGATTTGAAAAATATAAGGATTCATTAACTGAATCAGTTAATAATGAAAAATACTCTGAGATTGAAGCAAAGTTTAATTTTTCAGAAACTGAAAAGTTGGCTGCTATTGAAAAAAACAAAAGAGAAAAAGCAGAATTTTGGTTGTATGTTCTTGGTATTGCTTCTGCCATTGTTCTTGGGTTTTTAGCTCTAATTTACCGAGCTCAACAATTAAAAAGGAAAAATTTAATACTTGAACATCAACAAGAAAGTTTAGTTCAGGAGCGAAAAATGGAACGAATTCAAAATGAAGCCCAAATAAAAATTTTAAATGCAACGTTAGACGCTAAGGAAGCTGAAAGAAGACATATTGCAGAAATTTTACATGATAGTGTTAGTTCGTTATTGTCTTCTGCGAATATGCACTTATACGCTGTGAAGGCACAATTAAAAGATACTGCACCTGAAGAAGTAAATAAAATAGGAGTAATTATTAGTGAAGCATCAGATAAAATTAGGAACTTATCTCATAAGTTAATTTCTTCAGTCTTATTAAAATTTGGTTTAAACTCGGCTGTAGAAGATTTATGTGATAAATATTCAAATTCTGAATTATCTTTTACTTGTGAAGGTGTAGATATTCAAAGGTATGAGCAAAGTTTTGAAATTAAGATTCATAACATTATTGAAGAGTTAGTCAATAATATATTGAAACATAGTAATGCAAATAAAGCATTTATTAAATTAGAACAAATAGATGACAATTTAAAGATACAGATTTCTGATAATGGCGATGGTTTTAATGTGGATGAAATTTTGCAAAAAGATGGACTAGGTTTAAGTCAGATTGATGCAAGAATTAAAATAATGAAAGGAGTTTTTAAAATTGATTCATCAAATATTAAGGGTACTCAAATATATATTGACGTACCTATTGCTAATAGTGAAGAATAA
- a CDS encoding response regulator encodes MGKLKKIRVHIADDHNVLIDGIKAVLKTESEIEVVGSSLNGEEVLEWYNTNSSDVLVLDINMPKVDGIKVLQEFKKRDSRPHIVILSSYDDVKLVKEVMKIGAKGFLAKKCAGEQIVEAIKTVSKGEQYFSKSIQDIIVSSFSSDGKDLSNHQDGTFFSSLTDREKEILILIGQEYSTREISDSLFISVNTVETHRKNLIKKLKVKNAVGLAVYAYKNKLI; translated from the coding sequence ATGGGAAAATTGAAAAAGATAAGAGTTCATATCGCAGATGACCATAATGTATTAATAGATGGTATTAAGGCTGTATTGAAAACAGAAAGCGAAATTGAAGTTGTTGGAAGTTCGTTAAACGGAGAAGAAGTTTTAGAATGGTACAATACAAATTCGTCGGATGTTTTAGTACTAGACATAAACATGCCAAAAGTTGATGGTATTAAGGTATTGCAAGAATTCAAAAAACGAGATTCAAGACCTCATATAGTTATTTTGTCAAGCTATGATGATGTTAAACTAGTTAAAGAGGTTATGAAAATCGGAGCTAAAGGTTTTTTGGCTAAAAAATGTGCTGGAGAGCAGATTGTGGAAGCAATAAAAACAGTAAGTAAAGGAGAGCAATACTTTAGTAAAAGCATCCAAGACATTATTGTTTCTTCATTCTCTAGTGATGGTAAAGATTTAAGTAATCATCAAGACGGTACATTTTTTAGTTCACTAACTGATAGAGAAAAAGAAATTTTAATATTAATTGGACAAGAGTATAGCACTAGAGAAATCTCTGATTCACTTTTTATTAGTGTTAATACAGTGGAAACACATAGAAAGAATTTAATTAAGAAACTTAAAGTGAAAAACGCCGTAGGATTGGCGGTTTATGCTTATAAAAATAAATTAATCTAA
- a CDS encoding DUF4293 family protein — translation MIQRIQTIYLLLAAIISSGLIFIFNLWIKVDGTVFFAKDAFSTDSLLLKLIPILFIGSAILSLVAIFLFKNRQLQFVLGRLNILTNLILLGLLIYQSLNLSGETLVSKKGIGLILPIIAIILLVMANKAIKKDEDLVKSVDRLR, via the coding sequence ATGATTCAACGAATTCAAACAATATATCTTTTACTGGCTGCAATTATAAGCAGTGGATTGATTTTTATTTTCAATTTATGGATAAAGGTTGATGGAACAGTATTCTTTGCAAAAGATGCTTTTTCAACCGATAGTTTGCTGTTAAAATTGATTCCTATACTATTTATAGGTTCAGCAATTTTATCATTAGTTGCAATTTTTTTATTTAAAAATAGACAATTGCAATTTGTTTTGGGACGTTTAAATATTTTGACAAATCTTATTTTATTAGGATTGCTAATATATCAATCGCTAAATTTATCTGGAGAAACTTTGGTTTCTAAGAAAGGTATTGGGTTGATTCTTCCAATTATTGCTATTATTTTGTTAGTCATGGCAAATAAAGCGATAAAGAAAGATGAAGACCTTGTAAAATCTGTTGATAGATTGAGGTAA
- the rho gene encoding transcription termination factor Rho: MFEISQLKEKSLVELQEIAKTIGLPKFSQLKKLDLVYQILDHQAANPVAVTSIVEKPKRKRMAAPKTEAKKSDSDNKTPETKVATPKTVRKRVKKTPTPVAEVKTEVVATDNVEIVSKAPVQRKPVQKQNNPNQKQPASANKTAHVKKTDQSSKNEQDPKTEHNKNRKPQKEQKQPYKKNGNRYRDPDYEFDGIIESEGVLETMPDGYGFLRSSDYNYLSSPDDIYVSQSQIKLFGLKTGDTVKGNVRPPKEGEKYFPLIRVSKINGLNPNVVRDRVAFEHLKPLFPDEKLNLELKGNKSTRIIDLFAPIGKGQRGMIVSQPKTGKTILLKDIANAISQNHPEVYQIILLIDERPEEVTDMQRNVKGEVVASTFDEPADKHVRVANIVLDKAKRLVECGHDVVILLDSITRLARAYNTVAPASGKILSGGIDANALHKPKRFFGAARNIEGGGSLSIIATALTDTGSKMDEVIFEEFKGTGNMELQLDRNIANRRIYPAVDLVKSSTRRDDLLLDEKTLQRMWVLRKYLADMNPIEAMEFLSDRMKTTLNNDEFLMSMNG; this comes from the coding sequence ATGTTTGAAATTTCACAACTCAAGGAAAAATCCCTAGTTGAACTACAAGAAATTGCTAAAACTATTGGACTCCCAAAATTTAGTCAATTAAAAAAATTAGATCTTGTATATCAAATTCTAGATCACCAAGCTGCTAATCCGGTAGCTGTAACTAGTATAGTAGAAAAGCCAAAGCGAAAAAGAATGGCTGCACCAAAAACCGAAGCGAAAAAATCAGATTCTGATAATAAAACACCAGAAACTAAGGTAGCAACTCCAAAAACAGTAAGAAAAAGAGTTAAGAAAACCCCGACACCAGTTGCAGAAGTTAAGACTGAAGTAGTCGCTACTGATAATGTTGAAATAGTTTCTAAAGCTCCAGTTCAAAGAAAACCTGTTCAAAAACAAAATAATCCCAATCAGAAACAACCAGCATCTGCGAATAAGACTGCACATGTTAAGAAGACTGATCAAAGTTCTAAAAACGAACAAGATCCTAAAACTGAACATAACAAAAATAGAAAACCTCAAAAAGAGCAAAAACAACCTTACAAGAAAAATGGTAACAGATATCGTGATCCTGATTATGAGTTTGACGGAATCATAGAAAGTGAAGGTGTACTAGAAACAATGCCTGATGGTTACGGTTTCTTGAGATCTTCAGATTACAACTACCTTTCTTCTCCTGATGATATATATGTATCACAATCTCAAATAAAATTATTTGGGTTAAAAACTGGTGATACAGTTAAAGGTAATGTTCGCCCTCCTAAAGAAGGTGAAAAATATTTCCCATTAATTAGAGTTTCAAAAATAAATGGTTTAAACCCAAATGTTGTTCGTGATCGTGTAGCATTTGAGCACTTAAAGCCTTTATTTCCAGACGAAAAATTAAATTTAGAATTGAAAGGAAACAAATCGACTCGTATAATTGACTTATTTGCTCCTATTGGTAAGGGTCAACGTGGTATGATTGTTTCTCAACCGAAAACAGGTAAAACAATTTTATTAAAAGATATTGCTAATGCAATATCTCAAAATCACCCAGAAGTATATCAAATTATTTTATTAATCGACGAACGTCCAGAGGAGGTTACTGATATGCAACGAAATGTTAAAGGTGAAGTTGTAGCTTCTACTTTTGATGAACCAGCTGATAAACATGTACGTGTTGCTAATATTGTTTTAGACAAGGCAAAAAGACTTGTAGAATGTGGTCATGATGTTGTAATATTATTAGATTCTATCACTCGTTTAGCAAGAGCTTATAATACTGTTGCTCCTGCCTCAGGAAAAATACTTTCTGGTGGTATTGATGCTAATGCACTACACAAACCAAAACGCTTTTTTGGTGCAGCAAGAAATATTGAAGGTGGTGGTTCATTGTCAATTATCGCTACTGCTTTAACAGATACTGGCTCTAAAATGGATGAGGTGATTTTTGAAGAGTTTAAAGGTACTGGTAACATGGAATTGCAATTGGATAGAAACATTGCAAACCGTAGAATTTATCCAGCTGTTGACTTGGTTAAATCAAGCACACGTAGAGATGATTTGTTATTAGACGAAAAGACTTTACAACGCATGTGGGTTCTTAGAAAATATCTTGCAGATATGAATCCTATTGAAGCTATGGAATTCTTAAGTGATAGAATGAAAACTACACTTAATAATGATGAATTTTTAATGTCTATGAATGGATAA
- a CDS encoding TVP38/TMEM64 family protein: MLNYIKKSAVIIWILFLVFFLTLYVIQPSIFTTDFLVEFISKFKNEMMIVYIILSLIRGFFLIPSTPFVLSGAILFPDKLLWVLLISMCGIMLSATSLYFFSDILGFSNYFKKKFPNKISHWKKKLRHPKSIYYVILWSFFPFVPTDLMCYASGLIKMPFKNLFIGVFIGEIILVSIYTYFGNSLWGLIF; the protein is encoded by the coding sequence ATGTTAAATTACATTAAGAAATCTGCCGTTATAATTTGGATTCTATTTCTAGTTTTCTTTTTAACACTATATGTGATTCAACCTTCAATTTTTACAACAGACTTTCTTGTTGAATTTATAAGTAAATTTAAAAATGAAATGATGATTGTTTATATTATCCTTTCATTAATTAGGGGTTTCTTTTTAATTCCAAGTACACCATTTGTTTTAAGCGGCGCAATATTATTTCCCGACAAATTATTATGGGTTTTACTAATTTCAATGTGTGGAATCATGCTTTCAGCAACTTCATTATATTTTTTTTCAGATATTTTAGGGTTTAGTAACTACTTCAAGAAAAAGTTTCCAAATAAAATTTCTCATTGGAAAAAGAAGTTGAGACATCCAAAATCAATTTATTATGTAATTCTATGGTCATTTTTTCCATTTGTCCCAACAGACCTAATGTGCTATGCCTCAGGTTTAATTAAAATGCCCTTTAAGAATTTATTTATAGGAGTTTTTATAGGAGAAATAATTTTAGTTTCAATTTATACTTATTTTGGAAATAGCCTTTGGGGGCTAATATTTTAA